One Bombina bombina isolate aBomBom1 chromosome 5, aBomBom1.pri, whole genome shotgun sequence DNA segment encodes these proteins:
- the LOC128661709 gene encoding tigger transposable element-derived protein 4-like, whose protein sequence is MAPRKCNTLTLAMKVKVIEAYTKDKLSVKQCVEKFKCGKTQIYEAIKNKEKIMEEWLAGNGEVKRKAKATGNEDLNKLLWEWFVAARSKNVPISGPILQTQALALAKELGKTDFKASNGWLESFKRRHCIVWNEICGEAKDVDQETVSQWEEKLKMLKEPYATKDIYNGDETGLFFRLLPSKTLAVKREKCTGGKLSKERLTVFLCGNMDGRLEKPLVIGKAAKPRCFKNIDTTQLPVIWRANKKAWMTAELMSEWLKIFDRKMKREGHKVILFLDNATCHPHLKLSNVKLAWFPANTTSVTQPMDQGVIYTMKTHYRKLLLQSLVANISTTQNVHQLAKNDNEELPEIIQVTVEENNDIRSLFQQGGLVDSEIDRYIDIDKELATESTFTNAVELIDQQQDSDENMDDDQSAETTEIPSEPAIKSYQDALEIVHQLQEFALFNNCPELLEPITSTRHLIEKRITNAPRKQATLLALWGQENQ, encoded by the exons ATGGCTCCTAGAAAGTGCAACACTCTTACTCTTGCTATGAAAGTTAAAGTGATTGAGGCCTACACAAAAGATaagttgtctgtaaaacaatgtgTTGAGAAATTTAAGTGTGGCAAAACACAAATTtatgaagctatcaaaaataaagagaaaatcatggaAGAATGGTTAGCTGGCAATGGCGAAGTGAAGAGGAAAGCGAAGGCAACTGGAAATGAAGATTTAAACAAGCTCCTGTGGGAATGGTTTGTAGCTGCACGCTCTAAAAATGTACCAATTTCTGGTCCTATACTACAAACACAAGCCCTCGCACTAGCCAAAGAATTAGGCAAAACAGATTTCAAGGCATCTAATGGCTGGttggaaagttttaaaaggagGCATTGCATTGTATGGAATGAAATATGTGGAGAAGCAAAGGATGTAGATCAAGAAACTGTTAGCCAATGGGAAGAAAAGCTCAAAATGCTTAAGGAACCATACGCTACAAAAGATATCTACAATGGCGATGAAACTGGCCTATTCTTTAGGTTGCTACCTTCAAAAACTCTGGCTGTTAAACGTGAAAAATGCACAGGAGGAAAGTTATCCAAGGAAAGATTGACGGTGTTCCTCTGTGGAAACATGGATGGGAGATTggagaagcctcttgtgattggtaaggCAGCAAAGCCACGTTGCTTCAAAAACATAGACACTACACAGCTTCCCGTTATTTGGCGTGCAAATAAAAAAGCCTGGATGACAGCAGAACTAATGTCTGAATGGCTCAAGATTTTTGACAGAAAAATGAAGAGAGAAGGTCATAAAGTCATCCTGTTTTTGGATAACGCTACCTGCCATCCACATCTGAAACTTAGCAATGTAAAATTAGCCTGGTTCCCTGCAAACACCACAAGCGTAACACAGCCAATGGACCAAGGTGTTATCTACACGATGAAGACACACTATAGAAAATTATTGCTACAGTCCTTGGTTGCAAACATTTCTACCACACAAAATGTACACCAGCTTGCCAA GAACGATAATGAAGAATTGCCAGAAATAATACAGGTGACTGTAGAAGAAAACAATGATATTCGTTCATTATTCCAGCAAGGAGGTCTTGTTGACAGTGAAATAGACCGTTACATTGACATAGACAAAGAACTTGCGACGGAAAGCACATTTACAAATGCTGTGGAACTTATAGATCAACAACAAGATAGTGATGAGAACATGGATGACGATCAAAGTGCTGAAACCACAGAAATTCCCAGTGAGCCAGCAATCAAAAGCTACCAAGATGCTCTAGAGATAGTTCACCAGTTGCAAGAGTTTGCATTATTTAATAACTGCCCGGAGCTTCTAGAACCAATAACATCCACTagacatttaattgaaaaaaggaTAACCAATGCCCCAAGAAAACAAGCAACATTATTGGCACTGTGGGGACAAGAAAACCAATAA